AATTACTCCCCACATCATTATTAGATGAAACAAAGGTAACCCAGCTCTTGGTTGGAAGAATTTGTGGATAGCCATCAGTACTTAACTCAAACATCACTGCATTTTTTATATTGTAAAAAGAATAGAAAGAACCTGCAACTTCATCAGAGTTTTCTTTGAAAACCTCCAGATTTAAGTAAGGTGACCGTCCTACATATTCATTAGCAAGCGGTCCGGTCTCTGTAGAGATGCTTTCATGTTGTGTAATCACATCTTCTCTGCCATTTTCAATATATACCCAGTTATCATCATGTAGTTTTATATTCGGATTTTTTACCAATGGTTCATTCATTCTATTTTTTGAACTGGTTTTAAATTCCTGCTCTGAAATCTCTGCAATAGTTCCAAATTTCTTAAAAGATTTATTTTTAAAATCATCAGATTGTTTAAATGTGCTACTTCTGATCTCATAAAGATCTACGCCAGTTAAAGTTAATTCAAATGACGGAGTGAATTCTGACTTCAAAACAAAAGCTTCAATGCTGTTCGAAATATTGTTATTAATGCTGTAATGAATAGAGTAAAAGTCTTCAAACTCTTCAAATCCATAATAATTATCCAGTTTATGATAAGCAACTTTCAGATGAGCTGCATCTTTATTCGGGGTCACAAAAAACTGTATGGAATCCAGCTTGGTAAATAATTGAAACGGCACCTCCTGAACATTATCTACTCCTTTTATTTTTTTAAAATCGGCAAGTGTTATCAATTTTTGCTTAACTTCAGTTCCTCCCATATTCGTTTCTGATGTTTTGTTGTGTTGATTGCATCCCACAAGGACCACTATTGATGATATAAAGAATTGATTGATGAGTTTCATTTTTATATTTTGGGGCAAATGTATCAGTATTAGAACCGGCAGCCAACAAAATACCTGAATATGGGCAATAAATGGCTGGAAACAGGGATTTATGAAGTGACAGAATTTGGACAATTTTACAAAATGATAAACCCAATAGTGTAATTTACTTTATCAAAATGAAAAACTTAATAATCAGCCTTTCAGTGGTGACTGCTTTATTAGCATCCTGTTCACCCGCTACAGACAAAAAAATGGAAAAAAATATTTCTGCGGGCACCCAAAAAGAAGTTGCAGTGTCTACACCGGAGCCAGTAAAAAATGATCCGGCAACATTAGAAATACCAGGTGATTTTTCAACATTAGTGCCTATTGATCTGCTAGATAGTAAAAATACCAATGTGCATGCTAAATATGGAATAGAATTTTCCGGAAACTGTTATTCATGCGATTTGACAAGCCTGTCTATAACAAAGAAACAAATCAGATGGACGAATGTCTGTGATGAAAAAGATACTTTTGAAATTGATGATTTTTCATACTCTAATGAAGGAAATAAAACCATCTTTAAAACACCGGAAAGAACTTATATTTTAACTCAAATAGATAAAGCTCCCGTTTACGAACTTGTTATAGAAGGTCAGAAACTGGAATTAAAAGACAAAAGAATATCCAGATATTTTACTACCGAAAAAGCGTTGCCCCTTTTTACAGAGCATGATTGCGGTAATTTTGGAGGATAGAGTAGTCCGACCATTTTTTTTAAAATTTAAACATAAAAAAACCTCAAAGTAATTTGAGGTTTCTTTATATTAAAATAATGACTTAATTATTTTGCTGGTTTTTTAGGACTCATCATCATAATCATCCTTTTTCCTTCAAGTTTAGGAAGCTGGTCTACTTTACCTACATGCTCCAGTTCCTGAGCAAGTTTTAAAAGCAAAATCTCTCCCTGATCCTTAAAGATAATCGAACGTCCTTTAAAAAATACGTAGGTCTTTAATTTAGAACCTTCTTCAAGGAATTTTTCAGCATGCTTCTTTTTGAATTCGTAATCGTGGTCATCTGTCTGAGGTCCGAAACGAATCTCTTTTACAACTACTTTTACCTGCTTAGCTTTAAGTTCCTTTTGTTTTTTCTTTTGCTCATATAAGAATTTCTTGTATTCTAATATTCTTGCAATAAAAGGTTCTGCTTTATCAGAAATTACTACCAAATCCAATTCTTGTTCTGCGGCAATTTGTCTTGCTTTGTCAATTGGATAAATTCCTGGCTCTACGTTATCGCCCACCAAACGAAGCTCTCTCACACGAATTTTATCGTTGATCAAGTGTAAGTCCTCTTGTACCGGACGTCTTTGTGGGCCCCTGTTGTTAAATCTTTGTGCTATTGTATTATAATTTTATTGGTTAATTACTTATTTTAATTGATTTAAATATGTAAAACTGAAAGAGTTTTCATTAATTTTCGAATCCTCCAATCTTATTAATTTAAATTTATATGGCTGCTTCTTTTTTGAAGTAAGCAACGAAATCCTCCATCTTCATCACTCCAAGATCTCCTTCACCACGTCTTCTTACAGAAATAGTGCCTTCTTTTTCTTCATTTTCTCCTACAACAAGCATGAAAGGAATCTTGTTTAATTCTGCATCACGGATCTTTTTACCTGTCTTCTCGTTTCTGTCGTCAATCTGACCGCTAATATCGTGATTTTCCAAAAATTGTGAAACTTTTTTTGAATAATCTACATATTTTTCACTGATCGGTAGAATAATAAACTGATCCGGGCTCAGCCATAATGGGAAATCACCAGCAGTGTTCTCCAGCAAAATAGCGATGAAACGCTCCATAGAACCGAATGGTGCCCTGTGGATCATTACCGGTCTGTGTTTTTCATTATCATTTCCGATATAATGAAGATCAAATCTCTCCGGAAGGTTATAATCTACCTGGATAGTTCCCAGCTGCCATTTTCTTCCTAAAGCATCTTTCACCATGAAGTCAAGCTTAGGACCATAGAATGCGGCTTCTCCGTATTCAACTACCGTTTTTAAACCTTTTTTCTGAGCTGCATTGATGATCGCACTTTCTGCTTTCTCCCAATTCTCATCAGAACCGATATACTTTTGTTTGTTTTCGGGATCTCTCAAAGAAACCTGAGTTACAAAATCTTCAAAACCTAAAGATTTGAATACATAAAGCGTAAGGTCAATTACTTTTTCAAATTCTTCAGAAAGCTGATCCGGAGTACAGAAAAGGTGAGCATCATCCTGAGTAAATCCACGAACTCTTGTTAATCCGTGAAGCTCTCCACTTTGCTCATATCTGTATACTGTACCAAACTCTGCATATCTTTTTGGCAAATCTCTGTAGCTCCATTGTGAAGTTTTATAAATTTCACAGTGGTGGGGACAGTTCATTGGCTTCAGCAAGAATTCTTCTCCTTCGTTCGGAGTTTTAATCGGCTGGAAGCTGTCTTCCCCATATTTATCCCAGTGTCCTGAAGTTACATATAATTCTTTTGCCCCGATGTGTGGAGACATTACAAATTCATAACCTCCTTTTTTCTGAGCATCAGAAAGGAAATTCTCCAATTTTCTTCTTAAAGCAGTTCCTTTTGGCAGCCAAAGTGGTAAACCTGCACCCACTTTTTCAGAGAATGCAAAAATTCCAAGTTCTTTACCTAATTTTCTGTGGTCTCTTCTTTTAGCTTCTTCTAATCTTTCAAGATATTCAGTAAGATCTTTCTGTTTAGGGAAAGAAATACCATACACTCTTGTCAGCTGAGGGTTCTTTTCATTGCCTCTCCAGTAAGCTCCTGCTGCATTTAATATTTTAACAGCCTTTACAATTCCTGTGTTAGGAATGTGACCACCACGACATAAGTCTGTGAAGTCATCGTGCGTTACAAAAGTGATTTCTCCATCATTAAGATTAGAGATCAATTCTACTTTGTAAGGGTTGTCTGCATATGTTTTTAAAGCATCTTCTTTAGAAACCGGATATAGAGAGAATGTAGATCCTTTCTTCGCGTTTTCTAAGATCTTTTTCTCAATCTTTTCAAAATCTTTTTCAGATAAGCTTTCATCCCCGAAATCTACATCATAGTAGAATCCGCTTTCAATAGCTGGACCGATCGTTAACTTAGCATTAGGATAAAACTCAAGGATTGCCTGCGCCAAAAGGTGGGCAGAAGAATGCCAGAAAGCTTTCTTTCCAAGATCATCATTCCAGGTCAAAAGCTGTACCGTAGAATCCGTGGTTATAGGTGTGGTGATTTCTACTTGTTGATCATTAACAATTGCGGAGATGGTGTTTCTTGCCAATCCCTCGCTTATAGATTTTGCCACATCTAGAGGAGTCACTGCTCCTTCGAATTCTTTGACGCTATTGTCTGGAAGTGTAATTTTTATCATTGTTTACTAAGAAATTTTAAGATGCAAAAATACGGAAATTTTAGATAAAATACTATATTAGCCTATATTTAAAATGAGAATTAATATTTAAAAAGAAAAAGATGAAATAGTTTTTGTCTCATTGAATTCCATATTCAGTGTATCTAAGAAAAATACTTCATAATTTTTGGTTATTTATTTCATTAATAGTAAACTCATTTTATTTTCGGAAGTATTTAAAAGCAAACACATTACAATTCAGTATGAATACTATAAATATTGATCTGCACTGCGATTTATTATATTATCTGCTAAGACCTGATGCAGCTATTGATGACAAAGAAATTGGCTGTTCACTGCCTTATTTACAGGAAGGAAATGTAAAACTTCAGATTATGGCAATGTATGCCGGAACAGGAGCAAACAGTACCGTTTATGGTTTGGAACAGAGTAAGTTGTTTTCAAACCTTATTAAAAATGAAGATTTTTTCTTTTTTAATCATGATAATTACCAGGCTCCGGAAAATAAAAATCGGGTAGGAGTTCTTGCTTCTATAGAGAATGCATCCGCTTTCTGTGATGAAAACCAAAGTCTGGATTCCGGATTTAAAAATCTGGAAACAATAATTGAGAATGTGGAGAAAGTCTTTTATATTGGGATTACGCATCATCTGGAAAACCGTTTTGGAGGCGGAAATAATGCAACAGCAGGTTTAAAAGAAGACGGAAAAGTACTGATAGATTATATTGCCGACAGAAAAATTGCCATTGATTTAGCACATACAAGTGATCAGCTGGCCTATGATATTTTCACCTATATTGAACAGAAAAATTACTCAATTCCTATTCTGGCAAGCCACTCCAACTACAGGTCTGTTTATAAAAATAACAGGAATCTTCCTGATGAACTTGCGAAGGAAGTGATTAACAGAAAGGGGTTAATTGGTCTTAATTTTATCAAAGACTATGTTGATGTCAATCATCCTGAAAGAATTTACGAACATATTCAATACGGTTTGGATCTTGGAGGAGAAAATAGTTTAGCATATGGAGCTGATTATTTTTACTGGAAAGATCATCCGGATACATCCCGTCATCCTTTTTTCTTCCCTGAACATGCCGATGCATCTGCTTATGTACAAATTAATAAAGAAATTGAAAAACGTTTTTCTTCCAGATTGTTAGAAAAGATCAGTCACAAAAATGCATTGGATTTCATAGAGAATATGTATAAATAAAATCATTCTTATCTGATTAAATCAATGCATAATTATAACAGGTCGCTCCTATTGGAGCTGGATTTGATCCCATCGGGATCTACTGTTAGTAGAAAAAAATGAAGTATCTTTAAAAAGAAAGCTTCGTAGGAGCGACCTGTTAATACCTAAAATCTGTGAAATTATATTAAAAAGAAAATAGATTGTATGTTTTATTTTACATGAAATTAAATACAATAAAATGCTGTAAAATAACTTTTTATGTATTTTTATTTAATGCTTTCTTTTATACTTTACTTTCTGCTTAATGATTTCAATAACGTCAACATTCTGTACTTTAGATTTGATCCACCCGTGGATATCAATATAGAATAATGAGCGTCTGTAATATTCATTGGCAGAATATTTCTCCAGTTTTCTGTCGAAAGTCTCAAATGCTTTCTGTCTCTGATCCAATACCTGATCATTGAGGTTTTTGAAAAACTGAATACTTTCAAAATGGAATTCTTCCGGCTTTTTCATTTTTCTGGCAAACTTCAAAGTAGAAGCAATAAATTCATCATAATCTTCATCATTTCCCGACTCGTATTTTGCCATTAGAATCAAAATTCGCGTATGAAATAACAGATCTTCCTGTACATTTCCTTTGGATTCTATTACCCTCATAGAATATTCAATGGATTTATCAAACATCTTGCTGCCGAAGAACATAGCCGCCATTTTAAGGTAAAGAATCATAAAATGGTGCTCATCAATTCTTTCTCGGAGTCTTTCCATTTTTAATTCTACTTCAGGAATAAGCTTCGTTCCTGTAAAAAACTCACCTTTTACAAAATGAATATTCATCAATGTATTATACTGAGTAAGGAAAATAAGCGACTGAAGGTTCTCATTCTGAACAAAATTTTCTGCATGTACCATTTTATTGAAATTCTCAAAATGTTCTTCCAGAATATCAATATTTCCATACAAAAACAGGATTTTCAACAAGTAAGTATTCCCTTTGATATACCAAACCGGGTGGCTGTAGATCATTTCCGGCTTTTTATGAAAAAGATCCACCCATTGATAGGCATATTTCAGAGTGTATTTGTAATCCTGTAAAAGCTGATTTTTCCAGACATGGGCTTTGTAATACCAAAGTTTTTCCGTGAAATTAAGTTTTTCAGGGTTGATGTTTTTAATCTGCGCATTGAAAACATCCATCACTTCCTGCCGGTCTGTATCATTTTTTACATAACCGTGAGTAAGCATTTCACTGTATAATTTCAATGAAAGATTAGATAATTTTGTAGTATAACGGTTTTGTTTGCTTATCTCCTGAGATTGCTTGATCAGTTCTTCGGCACGGCCTTCGATACTTCGGGTAATAAACTGTGATTCAATTACTTTTTCCAGATCTATGATTTCCGAAGCGATACTTTTTTCATCCAGTTCCAATGCAGTTTGCTTGGTTTTATCCAATATCTTTAATGCCTGCTTATAAAGTCCTTTCTGATAGAGAATATTGGCAAAATCCAACTGTTCACGAAGCTGGATTCTATAATTCTGGTGGCTCGGGTTCATTCGTAAGCTTACCAGAATCTGTTTGTAAAGGTGGGCTTTAAGATTGGAAAGCTGCTGTTTTGTGGAGATTTTTTTCTCAATAACAATACTTTCATCATATTCCTTCATCTTGTCCATTTCGGAAAATAACAATAGAAATTTAGCATCTACATTAATTCCCAGACGGTTGACGTACAGCTTAAACTGTCGTTTTTCAGAGGTGGTCAATGACTTTACCAATACAAACAAAAAATCTTTCTGCAATTCTGCCATTGTAAATTTTTAAAAATTAAAACATTGATTAATAGATTAATACGGTCATTTTTTCAACTGTTGAATATTGTAATTTTCAAAAAAAGTGAAAATGGAAAAATATTGCAAGCTGTAGTTTTGAACCAAAATTAAATAAAAAACTTCACTTATGAGTTCTGATAAAATTGAAATTTTTGATACCACGCTGAGAGATGGGGAGCAAGTCCCGGGATGCAAACTGAATACGGAACAAAAACTCATCATTGCAGAAAAACTCGATGGGCTGGGGATTGATATCATTGAAGCAGGATTCCCAATTTCAAGTCCGGGAGATTTTGAATCGGTTTCAGAAATTTCAAAACTGGTGAAAAATGCAACGGTATGCGGACTGACAAGAGCGAACAAAAAAGATATTGATGTAGCGGCTGAGGCATTGAAGTTTGCAAAAAAACCAAGAATCCACACCGGAATCGGGACTTCTGATTCTCATATTAAATACAAATTCAACTCAACCAGAGAAGATATTATTGAAAGAGCCGCAGATGCAGTAAGATATGCAAAAACGTATGTAGAAGACGTAGAATTTTACGCTGAAGACGCCGGAAGAACGGATAATGAATATCTGGCAAGAGTATGTGAAGCCGTTATCAAAGCTGGAGCAACTGTTCTGAATATTCCCGATACTACAGGATATTGTCTGCCGGAAGAATATGGCCAGAAAATAAAATATCTGCGAGAAAATGTAAAAGGAATTGAAAAAGCAGTCCTTTCATGCCATTGCCACAATGATCTTGGATTAGCTACAGCAAATTCTATTGCCGGAGCCATCAACGGAGCACGCCAGATTGAATGTACCATCAATGGATTAGGAGAAAGAGCAGGTAACACAGCATTGGAAGAAGTCGTCATGATTTTAAAACAGCATAAAGACCTGAATCTGCATACGGATGTAAATTCCAGAATGCTGAATGAAATGAGCCTAATGGTATCTGATCTGATGGGAATGTCCGTTCAGCCTAACAAAGCAATTGTAGGGGCTAACGCTTTTGCACACAGCTCAGGAATTCATCAGGACGGCGTGATTAAAAACAGGGAAACCTATGAAATCATTGATCCTGCAGAAGTAGGAGTGAATGCATCTTCCATTATTCTTACGGCCAGAAGCGGACGTTCAGCATTGGCTTACCGTTTCAAGCATATCGGTTATGAGGTGACTAAAAATGAGTTGGATTATCTGTATCAGGAGTTTTTGAAAATTGCTGACCTTAAAAAAGAAATATGCAACGATGACCTGAGCATGAT
The nucleotide sequence above comes from Chryseobacterium sp. 7. Encoded proteins:
- a CDS encoding resolvase, producing MKLINQFFISSIVVLVGCNQHNKTSETNMGGTEVKQKLITLADFKKIKGVDNVQEVPFQLFTKLDSIQFFVTPNKDAAHLKVAYHKLDNYYGFEEFEDFYSIHYSINNNISNSIEAFVLKSEFTPSFELTLTGVDLYEIRSSTFKQSDDFKNKSFKKFGTIAEISEQEFKTSSKNRMNEPLVKNPNIKLHDDNWVYIENGREDVITQHESISTETGPLANEYVGRSPYLNLEVFKENSDEVAGSFYSFYNIKNAVMFELSTDGYPQILPTKSWVTFVSSNNDVGSNFIIAKYLPQTKKQDNLLYVNFTNFKIADDKKAFWTGNNTFYAEVFPLNSAAVNGKKQKTAYIKIQLKADLF
- the infC gene encoding translation initiation factor IF-3 — translated: MINDKIRVRELRLVGDNVEPGIYPIDKARQIAAEQELDLVVISDKAEPFIARILEYKKFLYEQKKKQKELKAKQVKVVVKEIRFGPQTDDHDYEFKKKHAEKFLEEGSKLKTYVFFKGRSIIFKDQGEILLLKLAQELEHVGKVDQLPKLEGKRMIMMMSPKKPAK
- the thrS gene encoding threonine--tRNA ligase → MIKITLPDNSVKEFEGAVTPLDVAKSISEGLARNTISAIVNDQQVEITTPITTDSTVQLLTWNDDLGKKAFWHSSAHLLAQAILEFYPNAKLTIGPAIESGFYYDVDFGDESLSEKDFEKIEKKILENAKKGSTFSLYPVSKEDALKTYADNPYKVELISNLNDGEITFVTHDDFTDLCRGGHIPNTGIVKAVKILNAAGAYWRGNEKNPQLTRVYGISFPKQKDLTEYLERLEEAKRRDHRKLGKELGIFAFSEKVGAGLPLWLPKGTALRRKLENFLSDAQKKGGYEFVMSPHIGAKELYVTSGHWDKYGEDSFQPIKTPNEGEEFLLKPMNCPHHCEIYKTSQWSYRDLPKRYAEFGTVYRYEQSGELHGLTRVRGFTQDDAHLFCTPDQLSEEFEKVIDLTLYVFKSLGFEDFVTQVSLRDPENKQKYIGSDENWEKAESAIINAAQKKGLKTVVEYGEAAFYGPKLDFMVKDALGRKWQLGTIQVDYNLPERFDLHYIGNDNEKHRPVMIHRAPFGSMERFIAILLENTAGDFPLWLSPDQFIILPISEKYVDYSKKVSQFLENHDISGQIDDRNEKTGKKIRDAELNKIPFMLVVGENEEKEGTISVRRRGEGDLGVMKMEDFVAYFKKEAAI
- a CDS encoding dipeptidase, which translates into the protein MNTINIDLHCDLLYYLLRPDAAIDDKEIGCSLPYLQEGNVKLQIMAMYAGTGANSTVYGLEQSKLFSNLIKNEDFFFFNHDNYQAPENKNRVGVLASIENASAFCDENQSLDSGFKNLETIIENVEKVFYIGITHHLENRFGGGNNATAGLKEDGKVLIDYIADRKIAIDLAHTSDQLAYDIFTYIEQKNYSIPILASHSNYRSVYKNNRNLPDELAKEVINRKGLIGLNFIKDYVDVNHPERIYEHIQYGLDLGGENSLAYGADYFYWKDHPDTSRHPFFFPEHADASAYVQINKEIEKRFSSRLLEKISHKNALDFIENMYK
- a CDS encoding 2-isopropylmalate synthase — translated: MSSDKIEIFDTTLRDGEQVPGCKLNTEQKLIIAEKLDGLGIDIIEAGFPISSPGDFESVSEISKLVKNATVCGLTRANKKDIDVAAEALKFAKKPRIHTGIGTSDSHIKYKFNSTREDIIERAADAVRYAKTYVEDVEFYAEDAGRTDNEYLARVCEAVIKAGATVLNIPDTTGYCLPEEYGQKIKYLRENVKGIEKAVLSCHCHNDLGLATANSIAGAINGARQIECTINGLGERAGNTALEEVVMILKQHKDLNLHTDVNSRMLNEMSLMVSDLMGMSVQPNKAIVGANAFAHSSGIHQDGVIKNRETYEIIDPAEVGVNASSIILTARSGRSALAYRFKHIGYEVTKNELDYLYQEFLKIADLKKEICNDDLSMMMDSFNRKIG